One window of the Vigna radiata var. radiata cultivar VC1973A chromosome 1, Vradiata_ver6, whole genome shotgun sequence genome contains the following:
- the LOC106760965 gene encoding disease resistance protein TAO1-like, translated as MAESSSSLAVPTSPTKYDVFLSFRGEDTRYNFISHLYDALHRNRIKAYRDDRLQRGEEISPALQTAIEESKIYVLVFSENYASSTWCLNELTKILNCKKIYERDVIPVFYKVDPSTVRKQEERYKAAFEEYEQRFKDDMDKVQGWKDALTEAAGLSGWDSNVIWSENILVEEIVKDIVKKLDLYSSSYDQGIIGIEKHIERIRFLMHFESSDIRIIGICDMGGIGKTTISEQIYHTLGMQFDSRSLVLDTKRKIERDGIDIVRKKYMSEYSERLKRMRILIILDDVTDSVQLKQLLGRHDSFGQGSRIIITSRDRQVLKNVGADDIYDVKELNDLDSLKLFSLHAFKQNSSQEITYKDLTEKVLRYAKGIPLVLQTLGSLLYGRTREAWESQLQKLEKCQHLEIFNVLKLSYDGLDEEEKNIFLDIACFYRGDEESEVVERLDECGFSSKIGMDVLKDRCLISIFDGRIVMHDLLQEMGQEIVRKECPEYPGKRSRLFKDEEIHEVLKKNKGSDAIQCILLGTWEIKKDVIVDGQAFQKMDNLRMLMLSDYLSYEPQSESRVFLASSLVTLPDTLKILYWKGFPQRSLPPNFCPENLVRLEMPHCHLEQLWEEDQSLPKLKRLDLSWSSKLTRIQDLSMSPNIEEIILNYCRKLIKVHSSILLTKLSYLSLDECHNLKSVIIPSNILTKSPGLILLSRCGELEMFSTTQTQIYYSPPSSSLIGPHVKLRRQRRNSFNELQSFASLPSRFYSNEIFSITFDRYWGTDEEKEVTNDEMPIQLTGGVSLNLSLKKLCLIDLSHCSSLTTFPFVLSEMKFLKKLFLSGCSKLENFPEIEDTMENLAILSLNNTSIKALPSSLGRLVGLQELNLYGCRNLEIIPSSIGRLTRLCKLHLTNCHSLQTFPNTIFKLKLRKLDLYRCLRLRTFPKITEQAQTFSYIDLSETAIKELPSSFDNLVSLRSLQLNKCRNLESLPNSIVNLKHLCKLDCSGCHKLTEIPRHIGRLTSLMELLLNDSGIVNLPESIAHLSSLKSLDLSDCKRLECIPQIPSCLKQLVALDCPSIRQVMSNRNLSGSKEGVFKFHFTNAQQLDSGARANIEEDARLRMTDYAYRSVFFCYPGTAIPHWFPFRGKGCSVTINEDLSFCSDDRLIGFALCVAFGLFDSNDINGRRGSFRYRLKFECDDYGTQIIPNNDLFQNYFKWNGKNRFVNQDHTFMWKFNLESLRRSCMNLRLCDACRFTFEIIRYYGEMVREFRSVVTIKECGLCPLYRSGSNVGESSMETKEDSKRKAESYL; from the exons ATGGCAGAGAGTTCTTCGTCATTAGCTGTGCCCACTTCTCCCACTAAGTATGATGTGTTTCTGAGCTTCAGAGGGGAAGACACGCGTTACAACTTCATCAGTCACCTTTATGATGCGCTACACAGGAACCGGATCAAAGCATATAGAGATGACAGACTACAAAGGGGCGAAGAAATTTCGCCTGCACTCCAAACTGCTATAGAAGAATCAAAGATCTATGTCCTCGTTTTCTCCGAAAACTATGCATCTTCGACCTGGTGCTTGAATGAACTGACTAAGATACTGAACTGCAAGAAGATATATGAAAGGGACGTGATACCGGTTTTTTACAAAGTAGATCCATCAACTGTCAGGAAGCAGGAAGAAAGATACAAAGCAGCATTCGAAGAGTACGAACAGCGGTTTAAAGACGACATGGACAAAGTGCAAGGATGGAAGGATGCTCTAACTGAAGCTGCTGGACTCTCCGGCTGGGATTCAAACGTTATCTG GTCAGAAAACATACTTGTTGAAGAAATTGTGAAAGATATTGTGAAAAAATTGGATCTTTATTCCAGTAGTTATGATCAAGGAATTATCGGCATTGAAAAACATATTGAAAGAATTCGGTTCTTGATGCATTTTGAGTCATCAGATATTCGGATCATAGGAATTTGTGACATGGGAGGAATAGGAAAAACTACAATTTCTgaacaaatatatcacacattGGGAATGCAATTTGATTCCAGAAGTCTTGTTTTAgacactaaaagaaaaatagaacgAGATGGAATAGACATTgtcagaaaaaaatatatgtctGAGTACAGTGAAAGACTCAAACGAATGAGGATTCTTATCATTCTTGATGATGTTACCGATTCAGTTCAACTTAAACAATTGCTAGGAAGGCATGATAGTTTTGGACAAGGCAGTAGAATCATTATAACCAGTAGAGACAGACAAGTGTTAAAGAATGTTGGAGCTGATGACATCTACGATGTTAAGGAGTTGAATGATCTTGATTCTCTAAAACTTTTTAGTTTACATGCTTTTAAACAAAACTCTTCACAAGAAATAACGTACAAGGACTTGACAGAAAAGGTGTTGAGATATGCAAAAGGAATTCCATTAGTTCTCCAAACTTTGGGTTCATTACTTTATGGTAGAACAAGAGAAGCATGGGAAAGTCAATTACAAAAGTTGGAAAAATGCCAACATCTTGAAATTTTTAATGTATTGAAATTAAGTTATGATGGACTTGACGAGGAGGAGAAGAATATATTTCTTGACATCGCTTGCTTTTACAGGGGAGACGAGGAAAGTGAGGTAGTAGAAAGACTAGATGAATGTGGTTTTTCTTCTAAGATTGGAATGGATGTTCTCAAAGACAGATGTCTAATATCTATCTTTGATGGTAGAATTGTGATGCACGATCTATTACAAGAAATGGGTCAAGAAATTGTTCGTAAAGAGTGTCCTGAATATCCTGGAAAACGCAGTCGATTGTTCAAGGATGAGGAAATTCATGAGGTTTTAAAAAAGAACAAG GGGTCAGATGCAATTCAGTGTATCTTATTAGGTACTtgggaaataaaaaaagatgttaTAGTAGATGGACAAGCTTTCCAAAAGATGGATAATCTTAGGATGCTTATGCTCTCTGATTATTTATCTTATGAGCCTCAAAGCGAATCCAGAGTGTTTCTTGCATCGTCTCTTGTAACTCTACCAGACACTTTAAAGATTCTTTATTGGAAAGGTTTCCCTCAAAGATCTTTACCACCGAACTTTTGCCCAGAAAATCTAGTGAGACTCGAAATGCCACACTGTCATCTTGAACAACTTTGGGAAGAAGATCAG AGTTTACCCAAGTTGAAAAGGCTCGACCTGAGTTGGTCTTCGAAACTTACTAGAATACAAGATCTTTCCATGTCACCAAATATTGAAGAAATAATTCTCAATTATTGTCGAAAGTTGATTAAAGTTCACTCTTCCATATTACTCACCAAGCTCAGTTATTTAAGTTTAGATGAGTGTCATAATCTCAAAAGTGTAATAATTCCCAGCAATATTCTAACCAAATCACCAGGATTGATTCTTCTTTCCCGGTGTGGGGAGCTTGAAATGTTTTCAACCACTCAAACCCAAATATATTATTctccaccatcatcatcattaatCGGTCCTCATGTCAAACTGCGGCGTCAACGTCGAAATTCCTTTAACGAGCTCCAGTCTTTTGCTAGCCTTCCCTCGAGATTCTATTCCAATGAAATTTTCTCCATTACTTTTGACCGATATTGGGGaacagatgaagaaaaagaagtaacTAATGATGAAATGCCGATACAACTCACTGGAGGTGTGTCGTTAAACTTAAGTCTCAAGAAGCTCTGTTTAATAGATCTCTCGCACTGTTCTTCCCTCACAACATTTCCATTTGTCCTTTCTGAGATGAAATTCCTAAAGAAACTTTTTCTCAGTGGTTGCTCAAAATTGGAAAATTTCCCCGAGATTGAGGACACGATGGAAAATTTAGCGATTCTAAGCTTAAACAACACAAGCATAAAGGCACTCCCTTCATCCTTGGGGCGTTTGGTAGGGCTTCAAGAACTGAATTTGTACGGTTGCAGGAATCTTGAGATTATTCCATCTTCCATTGGAAGGCTCACCAGACTATGCAAGTTACACCTTACCAACTGTCATTCACTTCAAACTTTTCCAAACACCATTTTCAAATTGAAGTTGAGGAAACTTGATTTGTATCGTTGCTTAAGGTTGAGGACATTCCCAAAGATCACCGAGCAGGCACAAACTTTTTCTTACATTGACTTATCAGAAACTGCTATCAAAGAACTGCCTTCCTCATTTGACAATTTGGTTAGTCTTCGATCCCTGCAGCTCAACAAATGCAGGAATCTCGAGTCACTTCCAAACTCCATTGTTAATCTAAAGCATCTCTGTAAACTTGATTGTTCGGGGTGTCACAAATTAACAGAAATCCCAAGACACATAGGTCGGTTGACGTCATTAATGGAACTGTTACTGAATGATAGCGGAATCGTGAACCTTCCTGAGAGCATTGCTCATCTTTCGAGCTTGAAATCGCTTGATTTGAGCGATTGCAAAAGGCTTGAGTGCATCCCACAGATTCCATCATGTCTAAAACAACTGGTGGCATTGGATTGCCCATCCATTAGACAAGTGATGTCAAATCGAAACCTCTCAGGGTCGAAGGAGGGTgtcttcaaatttcatttcaccAATGCCCAACAACTGGATTCAGGTGCTCGTGCTAACATTGAGGAGGATGCAAGGCTCAGGATGACCGACTATGCATATAGGTCTGTGTTCTTCTGTTATCCAGGGACTGCAATTCCTCATTGGTTCCCCTTTCGTGGGAAGGGATGCTCTGTGACTATAAATGAAGATTTAAGTTTCTGCAGTGATGACAGACTCATTGGTTTCGCTTTGTGTGTGGCTTTTGGATTGTTTGATAGCAATGATATTAATGGTAGACGTGGTTCTTTTAGATACCGCCTAAAATTTGAATGTGATGATTATGGCACACAGATTATTCCAAATAATGATCTGTTTCAGAACTATTTCAAATGGAATGGTAAAAACAGATTTGTCAATCAAGATCACACATTCATGTGGAAATTTAACTTGGAGAGTCTAAGGAGGAGCTGCATGAACCTTAGGCTCTGTGATGCTTGCAGATTCACTTTTGAGATCATTCGATATTACGGAGAAATGGTGAGAGAGTTCCGATCAGTTGTGACAATAAAAGAATGCGGCTTATGCCCTCTTTATAGAAGCGGAAGCAATGTTGGAGAGTCTTCAATGGAAACAAAGGAAGACAGCAAGAGGAAGGCAGAAAGCTACTTATAG